A region of Panicum virgatum strain AP13 chromosome 8N, P.virgatum_v5, whole genome shotgun sequence DNA encodes the following proteins:
- the LOC120685003 gene encoding glycine-rich cell wall structural protein 1.0-like, with the protein MTSVRRLGSSWNVNAEKVLGGATTEPAVSRPSRSMEVDADMASSGADGVAGGGNMGVEGTKIAGSDGVGVDGAGDGGGITVKAPGGDGTGADGVGVTGTGGEGAGGGSPGEDAGGATGAAGDCGVGEGAGETTGVACGDGVDGACRSAGGVGDAGVGGETMDASIPMDISFISCTMRSNRSEIESRVVSI; encoded by the coding sequence ATGACGTCTGTGAGAAGGCTGGGCTCGAGCTGGAACGTCAATGCAGAGAAAGTGCTTGGTGGAGCCACTACTGAGCCAGCGGTGAGTAGACCGAGCAGGTCCATGGAGGTGGATGCAGACATGGCCAGCAGCGGAGCAGATGGAGTCGCTGGCGGCGGCAACATGGGCGTCGAGGGCACGAAGATCGCTGGCAGTGATGGTGTCGGTGTCGATGGCGCAGGTGATGGTGGCGGCATTACCGTCAAAGCCCCCGGCGGGGATGGGACTGGCGCCGATGGTGTGGGCGTCACCGGTACAGGCGGagaaggcgcaggcggcggcagtCCAGGAGAAGATGCCGGCGGCGCCACTGGTGCCGCTGGTGACTGCGGTGTAGGAGAAGGCGCCGGCGAAACCACTGGCGTCGCCTGCGGGGATGGAGTAGATGGAGCCTGCAGGTCAGCAGGCGGCGTCGGTGATGCAGGAGTTGGCGGCGAAACCATGGATGCATCTATCCCCATGGATATCTCCTTTATCAGCTGCACCATGCGATCCAACCGCTCGGAGATTGAATCAAGGGTGGTGTCCATATGA